A single Pseudomonadota bacterium DNA region contains:
- the metG gene encoding methionine--tRNA ligase subunit beta, with the protein AAPFHPEKSDMGSRKVPFSRELWIERDDFREDPPRKWHRLAPGREIRLRYACLLTCREAIKNAAGEVVELRCTWDPESRGGTSPDGRKVLGTSHWVSAAHAVQAKVRLYDRLFLVEDPLDLPEGRDFVENMNPRSLETIERCFVEPSLADAAPESRWQFERLGYFCADRYETKPGEPVFNRTVTLKDSWARIEKNQGPESESKSKSKIAPKPEAKADTSSEITIDEFAKLDLRVALVRKAETVEGADKLLRLEVDLGEGRLRQIFAGIRAAYPEPAALVGRKVIVVANLKPRKMRFGVSEGMILAGCGPDDCRLGLAGFDGELEPGDKVS; encoded by the coding sequence GCGCCGCGCCGTTCCACCCCGAGAAGTCCGACATGGGCTCGCGCAAGGTGCCGTTCTCCCGCGAGCTCTGGATCGAGCGCGACGACTTCCGCGAGGATCCGCCGAGGAAGTGGCACCGCCTCGCGCCGGGCCGCGAGATCCGGCTGCGCTACGCGTGCCTCCTCACGTGCAGGGAGGCTATCAAGAACGCCGCGGGCGAGGTCGTCGAGCTGCGCTGCACCTGGGATCCGGAGTCGCGCGGCGGCACGTCGCCGGACGGCCGCAAGGTGCTCGGCACCTCCCACTGGGTGAGCGCGGCGCACGCCGTGCAGGCGAAGGTGCGGCTCTACGATCGCCTCTTCCTCGTCGAGGATCCGCTCGATCTCCCGGAGGGGCGCGACTTCGTCGAGAACATGAACCCCCGCTCGCTCGAGACCATCGAGCGCTGCTTCGTCGAGCCCAGCCTCGCGGACGCGGCGCCCGAGTCCAGGTGGCAGTTCGAGCGGCTCGGCTACTTCTGCGCGGACCGCTACGAGACGAAGCCGGGCGAGCCGGTGTTCAACCGCACGGTCACGCTCAAGGACAGCTGGGCGCGCATCGAGAAGAACCAGGGACCAGAATCGGAGTCGAAGTCGAAGTCGAAGATCGCGCCGAAGCCGGAGGCGAAGGCGGACACGTCCAGCGAAATCACCATCGACGAGTTCGCGAAGCTCGACCTGCGCGTCGCGCTGGTGCGCAAGGCCGAGACCGTGGAGGGCGCGGACAAGCTGCTCCGCCTCGAGGTCGACCTCGGCGAGGGGAGGCTCCGCCAGATCTTCGCCGGTATCCGCGCGGCGTACCCGGAACCCGCGGCGCTCGTCGGCAGGAAGGTGATCGTCGTCGCCAACCTGAAGCCCCGGAAGATGCGCTTCGGCGTCTCGGAGGGGATGATCCTGGCCGGTTGCGGACCCGACGACTGCCGCCTCGGCCTCGCGGGGTTCGACGGCGAGCTCGAGCCGGGCGACAAGGTGAGCTGA